A section of the Ovis canadensis isolate MfBH-ARS-UI-01 breed Bighorn chromosome 1, ARS-UI_OviCan_v2, whole genome shotgun sequence genome encodes:
- the LOC138447460 gene encoding histone H3: MARTKQTARKSTGGKAPRKQLATKAARKSAPATGGVKKPHRYRPGTVALREIRRYQKSTELLIRKLPFQRLVREIAQDFKTDLRFQSSAVMALQEASEAYLVGLFEDTNLCAIHAKRVTIMPKDIQLARRIRGERA; encoded by the coding sequence ATGGCTCGTACAAAGCAGACTGCCCGCAAGTCGACCGGTGGCAAGGCCCCGCGGAAGCAGCTGGCCACCAAGGCGGCTCGCAAGAGCGCGCCGGCCACGGGCGGCGTCAAGAAGCCGCATCGCTACCGGCCGGGTACCGTGGCCCTGCGGGAGATCCGGCGGTACCAGAAGTCGACCGAGCTGCTGATCCGCAAGCTGCCGTTCCAGCGGCTGGTGCGCGAGATCGCGCAGGACTTCAAGACGGACCTGCGCTTCCAGAGCTCGGCCGTGATGGCGCTGCAGGAGGCGAGCGAGGCCTACCTGGTGGGGCTGTTTGAAGACACGAACCTGTGCGCCATCCACGCCAAGCGCGTGACCATCATGCCCAAAGACATCCAGCTGGCTCGCCGCATCCGCGGGGAGCGGGCTTAA